The Haematobia irritans isolate KBUSLIRL chromosome 1, ASM5000362v1, whole genome shotgun sequence DNA segment CCATTCCAACATTTTCCAGTGTCATTTTTATGCCATTTGCAACTTGGTTCTTGAGATtgataaatttgtaaaaattaactataatttttaaaaaaatatgttgaactTGTCAAGAGTAAGTATACTGTAGAAATAATTGCGCTATATGGAAgctatctatagatttttttttattctcaaaTTGTTATAAATAACTTCTATATAGTATTATGTTACGTAAGATAAGttttattttgtacaaattttataggCCGTCGTTCGCAGCTTCACCACCTCCGGTGCTCAACGCGCCGTGGCCAAAGGAGAAATTGAGAAGGGATACTTCGAAATTAAAAAGGTGCAAgaacatttccaaaaaaagGATGGAAAACCAGTATTCTTGAAAGGCTCAGCCGTTGATCAAATTCTGTATCGCATTACTGTAGCCCTCAGTTTAGTTGGCATTGGTGGAatgggaaaactgttttatgatctcTCGGTGCCTAAATCAGAATAAGAACTCGAGTTACAATGAAACACCAATATTTAAGAACGTATTCAATTTAGCATTATTTCCTATGTTTCTGTGTTTTTGACGAACATGTGTAAGTTTTAGTAAACGTATTATTTTATTCGCCTTAATTTTATCAACTTGCTTTGTTTTATAGAGAATACTTGCATCATTTTCTGTGGGCCCTTCTCAAGaaaagcaaaattgtatttacttcCAACATTCTTTAATAAAGCATTTACGACATGGAAATATATGGGAATGTTAactgaaataaaaacttttatttgaatTCATAGTTACGAACATTGTCGAGTTTGAACGGAGAGTCCACACGTTTTGCTATTCATATATTTTATACATGACCTAGTTGTAGTTTAATGACCACTCACCGAAATTAAAAGTATATATTTCGCTTAACTCATTTTTCTCTTCAAGCATGATAAGCAATTATAGCAACTAGTTTTTCCACACAATGTTTGTAGTatgatttgttattttttatttccaagtATGCCTCAGTTTTCGCAATCATCTATTCTGAGATCTAACTAATAGGCCTGATCTGAAGAGAACAATGGACACGGTACCTTAGTAAAGCAgcacttttcttcatgagcgtcCGTGATTTCGTACTTCGAAAACGTTATGTAATAGTCGCAGTTTATGGCTCTTTTGTTTGACTCAAAATGCAATTTCATAAGCTAGTGGTCCGACAGCTGTCTAATTAATCGCTTTTTTTTGCGTTAGGGACAGGATACACATATTATTAAAGTAAGGGTACCCAGGTTAGGGATAACTACGAATCTATGGACAACAACAAGATCATACTCCGTGAGAAAACAATTTGGAGGCGAACGAATAGTAAACGTGCTGCAATCATTGCGAAATTGTCAAAAAAGCATTTAGTCCATGTAAACGCGTTCATTATCATGATTGTCCTGGATCTGGCCGCTCTGTACATATCTCAAAAAATTGCTTGCTCTGACTTACATCTGGGAACACTATCGGATTTCTTATCGAAAAATGTAGATGATTTTATCTGCaactttgaacaaattttttgttcaaattttcgattttttaaaatcgtatttcatgTCATATGCAAAcgattttgctcaaaacatatacagtttgtcaagaaaatgtttgcaatgaggaaaattgtttgatttttttaaaatagtgTCAAATAATTCTTTGCAAAATCACTTTTTTTGGAAACCGTTACATTTCTGGGTAAAGAGCTAAGTGTGTTTGGCTTTTTTTAGTGTCGGTGTGTTTGCAATAGTGTACATAGGCGTTTATTATTCAAATATCGTTTGTGCGTACATGATTGATTGCTCCCGCTAATTAGAACATGCCAGGGAAACGAGTTAGTGAAGACATAATTCAAttggtttattttaattattataaagggaaaacagcAAAAGAATTGGCTGAAATGTTTTCCTTAAAGCTTAGGACGGTATATAACATCTTAAGCCGTGCTGGAAAGGAGGGAAGACTTGAGTTAAAACAGTCAACAGGCAGACCAAAACAGCTAAGCAGACgtgatgaaagaaaaattttaaaaaccatTTACGATAACCCATATTCTAGCACGAGAGGATTAGCCCAACAGTTGAAAAATGATTGTAGAGTAGATGTTTCACACGAAACCGTTcggaaagtgcttttaaagcacaAGTACTCGTCCCGAGTTGCCAGGAAAAAACCATTGCTTTCTGCTCAGAATGTGGAAAAAAGGcttaaatttgctacagaacacCTAAAACTACCAACAGAATACTGGGATGACGTAATTTTTTGTGATGAGACGAAAATGATGTTGTACTATCACGATGGACCACAAAAAGTTTGGCGAAAACCACTTTAAGCtttggaaaacaaaaatattattcccACAGTGAAGTTTGGCAAGCTCTCAGTAATGGTTTTGGGGCTGTATATCTAGCAAGGGTGttggagaaataaaaattttagacgaAATTACGACCAAAGAAGTGTACCTTGATATTTTGAAGGGAGAACTAAAAGCCAGTGTCCAAAAAAATTCGGATTTGTTGACCCAGATAATTCGCAAAAACTTAAATACAAACTATATCAGGACAATGATCCGAAACATAAATCATATTTGTGTAGAACCTGGCTACTATATAACTGCAGCAAAGTTATTGATACTCCAGCCCAAAGCCCTGACATGAACCCCATAGAAAATTGGTTGGTCCATCTAAAGAAAAAGGTTGGACAAAGAtctcccaagaataaaaatgaaCTTATCAGATTTATTAAAGAAGAATGGGCAAAAATACCAGAGGAATATAACATGCCAAAGTTGATTAGCTCAATCCGTAGACGTCTGCAAGCTGTAGTTGATGCTCGAGGTGGACACACCAAATATTAAGATGGAAGCGGTTGATATAAGTAGAAAATCCAACAAACccccatttttgaaaacatttaattGACACCAAAAAATCGtgaattgctttttaatttctttacatttttatttgttgatgttaacaattatttatttaaactgTATTTTAGTTGCAAGGGTATATATCAAtcgaaaatataacaaaaaaaaaaccaaacacaaAGTTAtttgtgtttgaaaaatatgtttatttttctctttattgaagttttttattttgcaaacattttcttgacaaactgtaaaCAAACTAAAAATCTTTGCAAACGATAGCTGTACACGTGGCCCACACAGAACTTATTTTATTCAGGTTAAAAAATGCAATGAAGAAAATTCAgtacacaaaaatttgaaaagaaaaaatatttttggtataacaaacattttgaaaCTCGCGTCTGATTGCCTTTTAGCCATGTCGTTGTAATTAATTTTATCGATGTAATGACCTCTTGATAAACAAACACCTACAACGCCATCTTAACCGGATATATTCTTTATATCAGTAGTGAACTGAGAAATGATCTCGAAACGTCGCACTTAAGGAGTCATAGTCTTCCACTTTTCTGTTGGAAAGCAAATGTTAAAGGCTTTCGATCCGTGAAAAATGTGAATTGATAGCCTTCCatcataaaggtgggtattaatttcgagtttagccgctaaatcatcgttttcacgattacttttctctacacccaaaaaattttgttactcataatagcaaaaatgtttgctaaaacagcagtttttgtttgttgaaaaagggacagcagtagaATTGTTTCAGCACACATTCGTTAGTTgaaacagcaaacattttatacagctaaaatagcaaacaaatgctgctgaattagcaaacgtgtttgctaaaagtttttgacaaacatcgctgctaaaggccggtatgcacctctagcgaaattttcggtagcaaaaatgtatttaagtctacaacaaaaaaaaacagggctgtgtacacaaattttaaaccagctaatcgcttttaaaaattgttaatatatgttccaaatattcctcaaataaattgtttattatttacagacctttttaaaacttttacgaacacaatgattgtaataaattaaatgtttgctgccaaaatatgcttttgacaaccctgttattttcattagaggtgcgtaccagcttacgaaattgaacgctaccgaaaatttcgttagcataaatagcaatgcatttcttatgggaatgaaatttttcgctagaggtgcataccggccttaaagtagCAAACTGCTGAAATAGCTAACATTTTTACTGCTATAACAACTACAAATGTTTGTGGTGCCAGATACAAAATTTGTCGTTTTTTAACGATATGTTGAAATGAAACTATATCTTCTACATTTATTAAAtgtgtgaaataaattgaattccatCGAAGTATTGGACGTTGGGTTTGATGTTGTCCAGGatttattttcgtttgtttttcctCTTAGGCCTTATATACGCGGATAAAACATAACAATGTTAAgacaaaatgtaatgaaaagtaaaaaaacaattagtaattacactaaaatttacatttgatgagttgaaaatacataaaaatttcatctccTGAATTCGAAAATAGATGAGAAAATGTCAGAAACATGACATgacataacaaaaattttactttgtaaagtatttttatttataggaatTGTATTGAACGATGTCATCAAAGTTGACCAATAGAATAGGTGCTTTtagcaaaaaatcaaattgatttATTCTAAAAGCATACATTATTCTCTTAAGGCCGCTAAAATAGCAACGTTGTAATGTTatcctgcacacaaaaaaaatttttttgatttcaattacgaaaatcgcggattcaatcatttttttaattgaaatgtcttcaatcacgaaaatgatagtatcaatcacccattttgattgaaaaccaacacgatttttaattacaaatttaattgacttttgtcacggaatcaattaattgtgtgattgaatcaattaaaaacgtgattgatttttaacataaaattcaatcacagttttaattgaatcaattaaaattttaattaatttcgcgacaaaaatcaatcaactacttgattcattcaattaaataattaattgaaattggctataaatttcgatcaaaaaatttatatattgcgaacccaaaatcgtatttaatttttttttcttttgagataaaagaaaatatgtgtttcttataaaacatatttaatattttattattttttagttatgcaatatgcgctttacagactatcagttattccggacgacagtgctcgtgtcgaacatatcccatatattgtgcacattataagttaagtccgaaggcataatcgatactgctgcatgtttatgggatcgataacacatttaccgattatttagtcatcgccgacaagtcgtatcgatccgacacattgtaagattctttacaaacaccgacattccgtccggaataactgatagtctgtaatgcgcaatagacaaataaatttggttcttgtcatttgtgttttgttctaacataacttacaaatacaactactatcaataacaactatagggtgaaaaataaattatataaatcattatcttccttata contains these protein-coding regions:
- the COX7A gene encoding cytochrome c oxidase subunit 7A, with translation MLNLSRAVVRSFTTSGAQRAVAKGEIEKGYFEIKKVQEHFQKKDGKPVFLKGSAVDQILYRITVALSLVGIGGMGKLFYDLSVPKSE